In Macadamia integrifolia cultivar HAES 741 chromosome 12, SCU_Mint_v3, whole genome shotgun sequence, the following are encoded in one genomic region:
- the LOC122057642 gene encoding caffeoylshikimate esterase-like codes for MTEIEKVVHPVGEANEKSPFGSLSLEEFCTRHSVSHSSQYITNARGMKLFTQSWIPLPPKKIHGIVAVVHGYTGESSWFVQLTSTLFAKSGFATCAIDHQGHGFSEGLPYHIPDINPVVDDCISFFDSFRSLHPSSLPSFLYSESLGGAIALLIHLSKKSKPWDGVVLNGAMCGVSDKFKPPWPLEHFLSLAAAVVPTWQVVPTRGTIVEVSFKEEWKRKLAMASPKRNPGRPRAATAKEFLRVSSELQGRFEEVDLPMLIVHGEDDVVCDPACVEELYRRASSKDKTLRIYPGMLHLMVGEPQENVDLVFGDIVDWLRHRAFSEPQATVPPSPPPSPPPPVFT; via the coding sequence ATGACGGAGATAGAGAAGGTTGTTCACCCAGTAGGTGAGGCGAACGAGAAGAGCCCCTTTGGGTCTCTCTCGCTGGAGGAGTTCTGCACACGCCACTCCGTTTCTCACTCCTCCCAATACATCACCAACGCCCGTGGCATGAAACTCTTCACCCAGTCCTGGATCCCTCTCCCACCCAAAAAGATCCACGGCATCGTCGCCGTCGTTCATGGTTACACCGGAGAGTCAAGCTGGTTCGTCCAACTCACCTCCACCCTCTTCGCCAAGTCCGGTTTCGCCACTTGCGCTATAGACCACCAAGGTCACGGCTTCTCCGAAGGTCTCCCCTACCATATCCCCGATATCAACCCCGTCGTCGACGACTGCATCTCTTTCTTCGACTCCTTCCGCTCTCTTCACCCATCGTCTCTCCCCTCCTTCCTCTACTCCGAGTCCCTTGGCGGAGCCATCGCTCTcctcatccacctaagcaaGAAAAGCAAGCCATGGGATGGCGTTGTGTTAAACGGAGCCATGTGTGGAGTGAGCGACAAGTTCAAGCCTCCATGGCCGTTGGAGCACTTTTTATCTCTGGCGGCAGCGGTGGTGCCGACGTGGCAGGTTGTCCCTACCAGAGGGACTATTGTGGAAGTGTCGTTCAAGGAGGAGTGGAAGAGGAAGTTGGCGATGGCTTCTCCTAAGAGGAACCCAGGGAGACCTCGGGCAGCCACGGCGAAGGAGTTTCTGAGGGTGTCGAGTGAGTTGCAAGGGAGGTTCGAGGAAGTGGATCTGCCGATGCTAATTGTTCATGGTGAAGATGATGTGGTGTGCGACCCTGCTTGCGTGGAGGAGCTGTATCGACGCGCCTCGAGTAAGGACAAGACGCTTCGGATATATCCTGGCATGTTGCACCTGATGGTTGGTGAACCTCAGGAGAACGTTGACTTGGTCTTCGGCGATATTGTTGACTGGCTCCGTCACCGGGCTTTCTCCGAACCACAGGCAACTGTACCACCATCGCCGCCGCCGTCGCCACCGCCACCGGTGTTTACCTAA